In candidate division WOR-3 bacterium, one DNA window encodes the following:
- a CDS encoding M48 family metallopeptidase: MSATTPIRLPDLHPLEYEHPFDTKALDALQLIPGVDSVVKLVLKFGTEKLVRIQCTASNLRITATSYPSLYEVMTTACAVLNLPSPPTLYVEPGDEVNACVVGSEQPIVVLTAGAVDKLSHGEQLYIVGHELGHVKSQHGVYRLVADWIARAGLNSLAALPEFGKFMANLATTPLQYAILRWSRMSELTCDRAGLLACQDIDAVMLALMKLAGLPESYRDRGNIEDFVAQAREFETADYDLVGKAMKLAQTSGQTHPFAVVRAAEILKWVESGEYQAVLARQTHRLASVKRLDGIEYCRKCMYRMSGGEKFCPTCGNVIA, translated from the coding sequence GGACGCGCTGCAACTGATCCCCGGAGTTGATTCTGTTGTCAAACTGGTGCTCAAGTTCGGGACTGAGAAGCTCGTCCGGATTCAGTGCACTGCAAGCAATCTCCGGATTACGGCAACCTCCTATCCATCCCTGTACGAGGTCATGACGACGGCGTGTGCCGTTCTGAATCTCCCGTCGCCTCCGACCCTGTACGTTGAACCGGGCGACGAGGTGAACGCGTGCGTGGTCGGCAGCGAGCAACCGATCGTGGTTCTCACGGCTGGGGCCGTCGACAAGCTCTCCCACGGGGAGCAACTCTACATCGTCGGCCACGAACTCGGACATGTGAAGAGTCAGCATGGCGTCTATCGCCTGGTCGCCGACTGGATCGCCAGAGCGGGATTGAACAGCCTGGCGGCCCTTCCCGAGTTCGGGAAGTTCATGGCCAATCTGGCGACAACGCCCTTGCAGTACGCCATTTTGCGATGGTCCCGCATGTCCGAGCTGACATGCGACAGGGCTGGGTTGCTGGCCTGTCAGGACATCGACGCCGTCATGCTGGCGTTGATGAAACTGGCCGGCCTGCCCGAGAGCTACCGGGATCGCGGCAACATCGAGGATTTCGTCGCCCAAGCCCGGGAGTTCGAGACCGCCGACTACGACCTGGTAGGCAAGGCGATGAAACTGGCGCAAACGAGCGGCCAGACACACCCGTTCGCTGTCGTGCGTGCGGCCGAGATCCTCAAGTGGGTCGAGAGCGGGGAGTATCAGGCCGTTCTCGCACGGCAAACTCACCGCCTTGCCTCTGTGAAACGGCTGGACGGCATCGAGTACTGCCGGAAGTGCATGTACCGGATGTCAGGGGGCGAGAAGTTCTGCCCAACCTGCGGCAATGTGATCGCGTAA